In Lotus japonicus ecotype B-129 chromosome 5, LjGifu_v1.2, one genomic interval encodes:
- the LOC130717334 gene encoding cyclase-like protein 2: protein MNKSLTKMKNLSLLVAILCAISLHSVAATSSAYPTTPGLDSGDCTLAGGDSLLVPPRREVYDDAGIYDITHRYVPEMPVWNSKEGLGHFVWLAQSMKNGSWANGSEMKLGVHTGTHVDAPSHFYDNYLDAGFDVDTLDLRVLNGLALLIDVPRDTNITAEVMKSLNIPKGISRVLFRTLNTDRRLMFKKEFDSSYVGFKEDGAKWLVENTDIKLVGVDYLSAASYDHSVPSHLVFLKSREIILVEGLKLDDVPAGIYRVQCLPLRLVGSEASPIRCILIR, encoded by the exons ATGAATAAATCATTGACTAAAATGAAGAATCTATCTCTTTTAGTGGCGATTCTCTGTGCGATTTCCCTCCACTCAGTCGCTGCTACTTCCAGCGCCTATCCTACCACCCCTGGTCTCGATTCCGGCGACTGCACCCTCGCCGGCGGCGACAGTCTTCTCGTCCCTCCACGGCGAGAAGTTTACGATGACGCCGGAATCTACGACATCACCCACCGGTACGTGCCTGAGATGCCGGTGTGGAACTCCAAAGAGGGGTTAGGGCATTTCGTGTGGCTTGCCCAGAGCATGAAGAATGGCTCATGGGCTAACGGCTCAGAAATGAAGCTCGGTGTTCACACTGGTACCCATGTCGACGCGCCCAGCCACTTCTATGACAATTACCTAGACGCCGGCTTCGACGTCGATACACTCGACCTAAGAGTCCTCAACG GACTTGCACTTTTGATTGATGTTCCAAGGGATACAAACATTACTG CTGAAGTCATGAAGTCCTTGAATATCCCTAAAGGTATAAGCCGTGTGCTCTTCAGAACATTGAATACTGACAG GCGGCTTATGTTTAAGAAGGAATTCGACTCAAGCTATGTAGGATTCAAGGAGGATGGTGCTAAATGGCTGGTGGAGAACACTGACATCAAGCTTGTGG GAGTTGAttacttatctgctgcttcctATGACCACTCGGTTCCATCTCATCTTGTTTTTCTGAAAAGCAGG GAAATCATTCTTGTGGAAGGCCTAAAGCTTGATGATGTCCCAGCAGGAATATATAGAGTCCAATGCTTGCCTCTTAGGTTGGTTGGTTCTGAGGCCTCGCCAATACGATGCATTCTCATCAGATAA
- the LOC130718029 gene encoding cyclase-like protein 2 yields MKFGALLVAVCALTVAVCAEALPGDENLVPPRREVYDGGRIFDISHRYHPDMPSWESDDGIGQFLWLPKSMKNGSIANNSKMKLPTHTGTHVDAPGHVFDHYFDAGFDVDSLDLHILNGPALLVDVPRDSNLTAEAMKSLNIPRGVKRVLFRTLNTDRRLMFKKEWDTSYVGFTKDGAKWLVENTDIKLVGIDYLSVAAFDDLIPSHLVFLKDREIILVEALKLDDVPAGLYSVHCLPLRLAGAEGSPIRCILIKN; encoded by the exons ATGAAGTTCGGAGCATTGTTAGTGGCGGTGTGCGCCTTAACCGTCGCGGTTTGTGCGGAGGCACTGCCCGGCGACGAGAACCTCGTCCCTCCCCGGCGGGAAGTGTACGACGGCGGGCGAATATTCGACATCAGTCACCGGTACCACCCGGACATGCCGTCATGGGAGTCTGACGACGGCATAGGGCAGTTCCTGTGGCTTCCGAAGAGCATGAAGAACGGTTCCATCGCTAACAACTCCAAGATGAAGCTCCCGACCCACACCGGCACCCACGTCGACGCCCCTGGCCACGTCTTCGACCACTACTTCGACGCCGGGTTTGATGTCGATTCACTGGACTTGCACATCCTCAATG GTCCTGCTCTGCTAGTTGATGTTCCAAGAGATAGTAATCTAACTG CTGAAGCCATGAAGTCATTAAATATTCCAAGGGGTGTGAAGCGTGTGCTTTTCCGAACGTTAAATACTGACAG GCGGCTTATGTTTAAGAAGGAATGGGACACAAGCTATGTGGGATTCACGAAGGATGGAGCAAAATGGCTAGTGGAGAACACTGATATCAAGCTTGTTG GAATTGATTACCTATCTGTTGCTGCTTTTGATGACTTGATTCCATCTCACCTTGTTTTTTTAAAAGACAGG GAAATCATTCTTGTTGAAGCCCTCAAGCTTGATGATGTCCCAGCAGGATTATATTCAGTCCATTGCTTGCCTCTTAGATTGGCTGGTGCTGAGGGATCACCAATCCGATGCATTCTGATTAAGAATTAG
- the LOC130720305 gene encoding cyclin-D3-1-like produces MAIHQHHHNNVIDQLEQNENVSSVLDALYCDEEKWEEEEVEQVVGELSEEETSDVTTNNDPNNTCSLFPLLLLEQDLFWEDEELNSLFSKEKIQHQNYYNDVNSDPFLSQPRHEAVKWMLKVNAHYGFSALTATLAVTYFDNFLLSFHFQSEKPWMIQLAAVTCISLAAKVEETQVPLLLDLQVQDAKFVFEAKTILKMELLVLSTLKWKMHPVTPLSFLDHIIRRLGLKTHLHWEFLRRCEHLLLSVLLDSRFVGVLPSVLATATMLHVIDQIEKSDGVEYKKQLLGVLKINKGKVDECYDAMLELTNANDYDDNKKLNKRKYEEIIPGSPSGVIDAAFNSDGSNDSWTVGSSLFSSSGPESPLFKKSRTQMKLSPLNRVIVGIVSTSP; encoded by the exons ATGGCAATCCATCAACATCATCACAACAATGTCATTGACCAGCTAGaacaaaatgaaaatgtttCTTCTGTCTTGGATGCTCTTTACTGTGATGAAGAAAAATGGGAGGAAGAGGAAGTAGAACAAGTGGTTGGAGAGTTAtctgaagaagaaacaagtgaTGTGACAACAAACAATGACCCTAACAACACTTGTTCTCTGTTTCCCCTGCTTTTGTTGGAGCAAGACTTGTTCTGGGAAGATGAAGAACTCAACTCTCTCTTCTCCAAAGAGAAGATCCAACACCAAAACTATTATAATGATGTGAACTCGGACCCTTTTCTCTCTCAGCCTCGTCATGAGGCAGTGAAATGGATGCTTAAAGTCAATGCTCATTATGGATTCTCTGCTCTCACTGCAACACTTGCTGTTACCtactttgataacttccttttGAGCTTCCATTTTCAAAGTGAGAAGCCATGGATGATCCAGCTTGCTGCTGTTACTTGCATCTCTTTGGCAGCTAAAGTTGAAGAAACCCAAGTGCCACTTCTCTTAGACCTTCAA GTGCAAGATGCTAAGTTTGTGTTTGAGGCAAAGACCATTCTGAAAATGGAGCTTCTGGTTCTGTCCACACTCAAATGGAAGATGCATCCTGTGACTCCACTTTCATTTCTGGATCACATTATCAGAAGGCTTGGATTGAAAACACACCTTCATTGGGAGTTTCTCAGGCGCTGTGAGCATCTTCTTTTGTCTGTGCTTTTAG ATTCAAGATTTGTTGGTGTTCTTCCTTCTGTGTTGGCCACTGCAACAATGCTGCATGTTATAGACCAGATTGAGAAGAGTGATGGGGTGGAATACAAAAAGCAGCTTCTGGGTGTTCTCAAAATTAACAAG GGGAAAGTAGATGAATGCTATGATGCCATGCTTGAGCTTACAAATGCCAATGATTATGATGATAACAAGAAGCTTAATAAGCGCAAGTATGAGGAAATAATCCCTGGTAGCCCAAGTGGCGTCATTGATGCTGCATTTAACTCTGATGGTTCCAACGATTCGTGGACAGTGGGGTCATCATTGTTTTCATCCTCAGGCCCAGAGTCTCCTCTGTTCAAGAAAAGCAGAACCCAAATGAAATTGTCACCACTTAACAGGGTCATTGTTGGAATTGTTAGCACTTCACCTTGA